One genomic segment of Tursiops truncatus isolate mTurTru1 chromosome 11, mTurTru1.mat.Y, whole genome shotgun sequence includes these proteins:
- the TOB2 gene encoding protein Tob2 translates to MQLEIKVALNFIISYLYNKLPRRRADLFGEELERLLKKKYEGHWYPDKPLKGSGFRCVHIGEIVDPVVELAAKRSGLAVEDVRANVPEELSVWIDPFEVSYQIGEKGAVKVLYLDDSEGCVAPELDKEIKSSFNPDAQVFVPIGSQDSSLSNSPSPSFGQSPSPTFMPRSAQPITFTTASFAATKFGSTKMKKGGGAAGGGAGGGASGQPIPQQQPRMARSPTNSLLKQKSLSLSLHSLNFIATNPAPQSQLSPNAKEFVYNGGGSPSLFCDGADGQGSGTPAPFGGGGAGTCNSSSFDMAQVFGGGANSLFLEKAPFVEGLSYNLNTMQYPSQPFQPVVLAN, encoded by the coding sequence ATGCAGCTGGAGATCAAAGTGGCCCTGAACTTCATCATCTCCTACCTGTACAACAAGCTGCCCCGGCGCCGGGCAGACCTGTTCGGTGAGGAGCTAGAGCGACtcttgaaaaagaaatatgaaggcCACTGGTACCCTGACAAGCCACTGAAGGGCTCTGGCTTCCGCTGTGTCCACATCGGGGAGATAGTGGACCCCGTGGTGGAGCTGGCCGCCAAGCGGAGTGGGCTGGCGGTGGAGGATGTGCGGGCCAACGTGCCCGAGGAGCTGAGTGTCTGGATCGACCCTTTCGAGGTGTCCTACCAGATTGGTGAGAAGGGGGCTGTGAAAGTGCTCTACCTGGATGACAGCGAGGGCTGTGTTGCCCCAGAGCTGGACAAGGAGATCAAGAGCAGCTTCAATCCCGATGCCCAGGTGTTTGTGCCCATCGGCAGCCAGGACAGCTCCCTGTCCAACTCCCCGTCACCGTCCTTTGGCCAGTCGCCCAGCCCCACCTTCATGCCCCGCTCCGCTCAGCCCATCACTTTTACCACCGCCTCCTTCGCAGCCACCAAGTTTGGCTCCACCAAGATGAAGAAGGGGGGCGGGGCagcgggtgggggggcggggggcggggcaagTGGCCAGCCGATCCCCCAGCAGCAGCCCCGCATGGCCCGCTCTCCCACCAACAGCCTGCTGAAGCAGAAgagcctctctctgtctctgcattCACTGAACTTCATCGCCACCAACCCAGCCCCTCAGTCCCAGCTCTCACCCAATGCCAAGGAGTTCGTGTACAACGGCGGTGGCTCTCCCAGCCTCTTCTGTGATGGGGCCGATGGCCAGGGCAGTGGCACCCCAGCCCCCTTCGGGGGCGGTGGGGCTGGCACCTGCAACAGCAGCAGCTTCGACATGGCCCAGGTGTTTGGAGGTGGCGCCAACAGCCTCTTCTTGGAGAAGGCGCCCTTCGTGGAAGGCCTCAGCTACAACCTGAACACCATGCAGTATCCCAGCCAGCCGTTTCAGCCCGTTGTGCTGGCCAACTGA